A DNA window from Bdellovibrio sp. BCCA contains the following coding sequences:
- a CDS encoding prepilin-type N-terminal cleavage/methylation domain-containing protein, with product MYQNKNGFTLVEILVSLAILATVSIGVGAIIQVVFKRQANIVNKTESNEFMNSLGKWLQSAAGCSAALMNLPAPTASETPLTINGYNGYGGNNLPIADNFRINNQLLIKNVTIKDKGAAPSTLQIGTNIYTRKVAQIKIGFEEQTAGTNVEMRTRFIEVPILIGPTNTIAQCHIETSLADACTAMGGTYVASSNTCKPATNCQMKGTYIVLTCSPSDSGCDPSFSGDYRNPITNTTSCPSGATPSILGRFIHTHEVSCGKKCTTTITNQEDFYICMQCS from the coding sequence ATGTATCAAAATAAGAATGGTTTTACCCTTGTTGAAATTCTTGTGAGCTTAGCCATACTCGCAACAGTCTCAATAGGAGTTGGTGCCATCATCCAAGTGGTATTCAAACGCCAAGCAAATATCGTGAATAAAACAGAGTCCAATGAATTCATGAATTCCCTTGGAAAGTGGTTGCAAAGCGCTGCGGGCTGCAGTGCTGCTCTAATGAATCTACCTGCACCTACCGCGAGCGAAACTCCTCTGACGATTAACGGCTACAACGGCTACGGCGGAAACAATCTTCCTATTGCCGACAATTTCCGAATCAACAATCAACTGCTGATTAAAAATGTGACGATCAAAGATAAAGGTGCTGCACCTTCCACTTTGCAAATCGGTACGAACATCTACACACGCAAAGTCGCACAAATCAAAATCGGTTTCGAAGAGCAAACAGCCGGGACTAACGTGGAAATGAGAACGCGCTTTATTGAAGTGCCTATCCTTATTGGCCCTACGAACACAATCGCACAATGTCACATCGAAACTTCATTGGCAGATGCATGTACGGCTATGGGAGGTACTTACGTTGCCTCTTCGAACACATGTAAACCTGCGACGAATTGCCAGATGAAGGGAACTTATATTGTGCTTACTTGCTCGCCAAGTGACAGTGGTTGCGATCCTTCGTTTAGTGGAGACTATAGAAATCCTATCACGAATACGACCTCGTGTCCTTCCGGAGCAACGCCCTCCATTCTGGGAAGATTCATTCATACTCATGAAGTCAGCTGCGGAAAAAAATGTACAACGACCATCACAAACCAGGAGGACTTTTACATTTGCATGCAATGCAGTTAA
- a CDS encoding uracil-DNA glycosylase family protein, with protein MKDDVLLKKIRKCTLCRKDLPLEPRPILNFSASSKILITGQAPGIKAHDSETPWNDASGDRLRQWLGISKEDFYDANKIAIVPMGFCYPGKGTSGDLPPRPECAKKWMTQIREHLTEIELHILVGGYAIDHFLPSHAKDLTATVKNWEKFYPQFIPMPHPSPRNNIWLKKNPWFEKELVPEMRKLVQKALK; from the coding sequence ATGAAAGACGATGTCCTCCTTAAAAAAATTCGAAAATGCACACTTTGTCGCAAAGATTTGCCCTTAGAGCCGCGCCCTATTTTGAATTTTTCAGCATCATCAAAAATTCTAATCACAGGACAAGCGCCAGGGATCAAAGCTCACGACAGCGAAACCCCGTGGAATGATGCCAGTGGCGATCGCCTTCGTCAGTGGCTTGGAATTTCCAAAGAAGACTTCTATGACGCCAATAAAATTGCGATCGTGCCAATGGGTTTTTGTTATCCCGGAAAAGGAACATCCGGCGACCTTCCTCCCCGTCCTGAATGCGCGAAGAAATGGATGACGCAAATTCGTGAGCATCTCACAGAGATAGAACTGCACATTCTTGTCGGCGGCTATGCGATCGACCACTTCCTGCCGTCTCATGCAAAAGATCTCACGGCAACAGTGAAAAACTGGGAAAAGTTCTATCCGCAGTTTATTCCCATGCCACATCCGTCTCCGCGAAATAATATTTGGCTCAAAAAAAATCCCTGGTTTGAAAAAGAACTCGTCCCCGAAATGCGGAAACTCGTACAAAAGGCACTCAAATAA
- a CDS encoding TraR/DksA family transcriptional regulator yields MAISEKLVAECRQKLLQSKQDILNRVKEARLNLDQNEEKGGDEGDQTVRVLAEQEFLSMHERLRSQLMEIESALARIESGSFGYCEETEEEIEPERLRAIPWTRLSIEGAEIRESMNKRYARG; encoded by the coding sequence ATGGCTATCTCTGAAAAGCTCGTCGCTGAATGCAGACAAAAGCTTTTGCAATCGAAGCAAGACATCCTCAACAGAGTGAAAGAGGCTCGATTGAACTTGGACCAGAACGAGGAAAAGGGTGGAGACGAAGGTGATCAAACCGTTCGTGTGTTGGCTGAACAAGAATTCCTCAGCATGCACGAAAGACTCCGCTCACAATTGATGGAAATCGAAAGCGCTTTGGCTCGCATCGAGAGCGGTTCTTTCGGTTACTGCGAAGAGACAGAAGAGGAAATCGAACCGGAGAGACTTCGCGCGATTCCTTGGACTCGTCTTAGCATCGAGGGTGCTGAAATTCGCGAATCCATGAACAAACGCTACGCTCGCGGCTAA
- a CDS encoding TetR/AcrR family transcriptional regulator, which produces MKTKERILLTSIELFNRSGVVAITTNHIAKAMDISPGNLYFHYDNKEEILVELFKRMAKDTYDVWRPRRTKKASPLEFINQNFELYWRYRFFHREMYALRRRDQQLAKMWRAHIQKMMKLMVILYRQWVKDGKMAKIDEVSEMQYIAESLLAMATTFLQFFESAEKQPGKRSIERGKHHVARLLLPYTSGETKNEFEKFLKSKPKTSPEV; this is translated from the coding sequence ATGAAGACCAAAGAACGCATCCTCCTTACTTCCATCGAACTCTTCAATCGCAGCGGCGTCGTGGCTATCACGACCAATCACATCGCAAAGGCGATGGATATCAGCCCTGGAAACCTTTATTTCCACTATGACAATAAGGAAGAAATCTTGGTGGAGCTTTTTAAGCGTATGGCAAAGGACACCTACGATGTTTGGCGTCCTCGTCGCACGAAAAAAGCAAGCCCTTTGGAATTCATCAACCAGAACTTTGAACTGTACTGGCGCTACCGCTTCTTCCACCGTGAGATGTACGCTCTACGTCGTCGTGATCAGCAGCTTGCGAAAATGTGGAGAGCCCACATCCAAAAAATGATGAAGTTGATGGTCATCCTTTACCGCCAATGGGTGAAGGACGGAAAGATGGCGAAGATCGACGAAGTTTCTGAAATGCAGTACATTGCCGAGTCTTTGCTCGCAATGGCGACCACGTTCTTGCAGTTCTTTGAATCCGCTGAAAAACAACCCGGCAAGCGCAGTATTGAGCGTGGTAAGCATCACGTAGCACGTCTTCTTTTGCCGTACACTTCTGGCGAAACAAAGAACGAGTTTGAAAAATTTCTCAAGTCCAAGCCAAAAACGTCACCTGAGGTGTAA
- a CDS encoding penicillin-binding transpeptidase domain-containing protein codes for MRSKNKYKLLKLFAFSGACLCGLYSLMGFTASESQEAQVHKKIQTQLDQRVQIAKALGDKVRSNQFPEKAALPWNGEDHTVTLSYTLDEDLQREADRLLKSYKPDYGAIFMIDASTGEVLAMSSFQRDNPQATNLNLQATFPAASVFKVVTATAAVDKAGVTPEHKIRYNGGAYTLYKKNVLSDKVTRWTNVITLKDAFARSINTAFGRLSIENLHPEDLNEYANRFMFNQEIPADFPVDMGVAYIPPGKGFELAEAASGYNKTNRMSPVQGAMIAASVANDGQVVIPYLIDSVKDENGETLYEGATLTNGNIMTKESAAKVRELMEQTVASGTSRRSFRPIMKDRKFREIEMGGKTGHLTGDNPRGRVDWFVGYALDNERKIAVAAITVNKKFWTVKSAHLGQSMFRKYFGPIVADNKKGRVISSAK; via the coding sequence ATGCGTTCTAAAAACAAATATAAGTTGTTAAAACTATTCGCATTTTCAGGTGCCTGCCTTTGTGGCCTTTATTCTCTCATGGGCTTCACGGCTTCCGAAAGCCAAGAAGCTCAAGTGCACAAGAAAATTCAAACTCAACTCGATCAGCGCGTTCAAATCGCCAAAGCTCTTGGCGACAAAGTTCGTTCGAATCAATTTCCTGAAAAGGCGGCGCTTCCATGGAATGGTGAAGATCACACTGTGACCTTAAGCTATACGCTGGATGAAGATCTTCAGCGCGAAGCCGATCGCCTTTTGAAATCTTATAAGCCTGACTACGGTGCGATCTTTATGATTGATGCTTCCACCGGTGAGGTTTTAGCGATGTCGAGTTTTCAGCGCGACAATCCGCAAGCCACTAACTTAAACCTGCAAGCGACCTTTCCAGCTGCTTCCGTTTTCAAAGTTGTGACTGCAACGGCAGCGGTCGACAAAGCCGGTGTGACTCCCGAGCATAAGATCCGCTACAACGGTGGCGCGTACACTCTTTATAAGAAAAATGTTCTTTCAGATAAAGTCACTCGTTGGACGAATGTCATTACTTTGAAAGACGCTTTTGCAAGATCCATCAATACAGCGTTTGGACGCTTAAGCATTGAGAATCTTCACCCTGAAGATCTAAATGAATACGCGAACCGTTTCATGTTCAATCAAGAAATCCCTGCGGACTTCCCCGTGGATATGGGTGTTGCCTACATTCCTCCAGGAAAAGGTTTTGAATTGGCAGAGGCCGCTTCCGGCTATAACAAAACAAATCGCATGAGCCCTGTACAAGGTGCGATGATCGCAGCGTCGGTTGCTAACGACGGTCAAGTTGTGATCCCTTACCTTATTGATTCTGTAAAAGACGAAAACGGCGAAACTCTTTATGAAGGTGCCACACTTACCAATGGCAACATCATGACGAAAGAGTCGGCTGCAAAAGTTCGCGAGTTGATGGAGCAAACCGTGGCTTCGGGAACATCTCGCCGCTCGTTCCGTCCGATCATGAAAGACCGCAAGTTCCGCGAAATTGAAATGGGTGGAAAAACCGGTCACCTTACGGGCGACAACCCTCGTGGCCGTGTCGACTGGTTCGTGGGTTACGCTTTAGACAATGAACGCAAGATCGCCGTTGCTGCGATCACTGTGAATAAAAAATTCTGGACAGTGAAGTCAGCTCACCTTGGGCAAAGCATGTTCAGAAAGTATTTCGGTCCTATCGTGGCTGACAATAAAAAAGGCCGCGTGATTTCTTCTGCGAAATAA